The following proteins are encoded in a genomic region of Ostrea edulis chromosome 7, xbOstEdul1.1, whole genome shotgun sequence:
- the LOC125654916 gene encoding uncharacterized protein LOC125654916, whose amino-acid sequence MSDFGDIGDCGDGDCDCGDCDCGSCDCDFDCCDCDCDCCDCDCDCCDDCCDCSKCECENWFKCGCCGGDDRCCRSDPVDDDDSVDVRCGHRNSKGCGWSFCFSVTDDDCCDIKGRRRRRNQRRYELERRRQMETQGPSVIVTIIDAPTNQVPTTDSVLPASSDQEPNIDNVEKPTAITTQPPSYEEATQKEHVVTSQPT is encoded by the exons ATGTCTGACTTTGGGGATATCGGGGATTGCGGTGATGGAGATTGTGATTGTGGCGATTGTGATTGTGGGAGCTGTGATTGTGACTTTGACTGTTGTGACTGTGATTGTGACTGTTGTGACTGTGATTGTGACTGTTGTGACGACTGTTGTGATTGCAGTAAATGTGAATGCGAAAATTGGTTTAAATGTGGTTGCTGTGGAGGTGATGATAGATGTTGCAGGAGTGATCCCGTTGAtg ATGACGATAGCGTAGATGTCCGTTGCGGGCATAGAAACTCAAAGG GTTGTGGCTGGAGCTTCTGTTTTAGTGTAACGGATGATGATTGCTGTGATATCAAAGGCCGACGACGGCGACGAAATCAGAGAAGGTATGAATTGGAGCGGAGACGTCAGATGGAGACTCAAGGACCGAGCGTCATTGTTACTATCATTGATGCACCCACTAATCAGGTCCCAACTACTGATTCTGTGTTACCAGCCTCTTCCGACCAGGAACCAAATATTGACAACGTGGAGAAACCAACAGCAATCACAACACAACCACCATCTTACGAAGAGGCTACTCAGAAAGAACATGTTGTCACGTCACAACCTACTTGA